A single region of the Bacteroides luhongzhouii genome encodes:
- a CDS encoding alpha amylase C-terminal domain-containing protein, which translates to MEKTLNLIKNDPWLEPFAGAITGRHQRVLDKEAELTNKGKQTLSDFASGYLYFGLHRTDKGWTFREWAPNATHIYMVGTFNNWEEKAAYKLKKQKNGNWEINLPADAIRHGDLYKLNVYWEGGQGERIPAWATRVVQDEQTKIFSAQVWAPEKPYKFKKKTFKPDTNPLLIYECHIGMAQQEEKVGTYNEFREKILPRVAEEGYNCIQIMAIQEHPYYGSFGYHVSSFFAASSRFGTPDELKALIDAAHEMGIAVIMDIVHSHAVKNEVEGLGNFAGDPNQYFYPGVRREHPAWDSLCFDYGKNEVIHFLLSNCKYWLEEYKFDGFRFDGVTSMLYYSHGLGEAFCNYGDYFNGYQDDNAICYLTLANEVIHQVNPKAITIAEEVSGMPGLAAKVEDGGYGFDYRMAMNIPDYWIKTIKEKIDEDWKPSSMFWEVTNRRQDEKTISYAESHDQALVGDKTIIFRLIDADMYWHMQKGDENYVVNRGIALHKMIRLLTSSTINGGYLNFMGNEFGHPEWIDFPREGNGWSCKYARRQWNLVDNKNLTYHYMGDFDKDMLKVLKSVKDFQATPVQEIWHNDGDQVLAYGRKDLIFVFNFNPKQSFTDYGFLVTPGAYEVILNTDDVAFGGNGLADDSVVHFTIADPLYSKEKKEWLKLYIPARTAVVLRKKK; encoded by the coding sequence ATGGAAAAGACACTTAATCTCATAAAAAACGATCCTTGGCTGGAACCTTTTGCCGGTGCTATTACCGGGCGTCATCAGCGTGTATTAGACAAGGAAGCTGAATTGACGAATAAAGGAAAACAAACCCTTTCAGATTTTGCATCGGGGTATCTTTATTTTGGATTGCATCGCACCGATAAGGGGTGGACTTTCCGTGAATGGGCACCCAATGCTACTCATATTTATATGGTGGGTACATTTAATAACTGGGAGGAAAAAGCAGCCTACAAGCTGAAAAAACAAAAGAATGGCAATTGGGAAATTAACCTGCCGGCGGATGCTATCCGTCATGGCGATCTCTACAAGCTGAATGTATACTGGGAAGGTGGGCAAGGCGAGCGTATTCCTGCATGGGCTACACGTGTGGTGCAGGATGAACAGACCAAGATATTCAGTGCGCAAGTCTGGGCCCCGGAGAAACCCTATAAATTTAAAAAGAAAACATTCAAGCCCGACACGAATCCACTGTTGATTTATGAATGTCATATTGGAATGGCGCAGCAGGAGGAAAAAGTGGGTACTTATAATGAATTCCGCGAGAAAATACTTCCCCGTGTTGCTGAAGAAGGGTATAACTGTATCCAGATAATGGCCATTCAGGAACATCCTTATTATGGAAGTTTCGGCTATCATGTATCCAGCTTTTTTGCTGCTTCTTCCCGTTTTGGTACTCCCGATGAATTGAAAGCATTAATCGATGCCGCTCATGAGATGGGAATTGCTGTGATTATGGACATCGTTCATTCGCATGCAGTGAAGAATGAAGTAGAAGGATTAGGAAACTTTGCCGGTGATCCGAATCAGTATTTCTATCCGGGCGTTCGTCGCGAACATCCGGCTTGGGATTCTCTATGCTTCGATTATGGCAAGAACGAAGTGATTCACTTCCTGTTGTCTAACTGCAAGTACTGGCTGGAAGAATATAAATTTGACGGTTTCCGTTTTGACGGAGTAACTTCTATGCTATATTATAGTCACGGTTTGGGTGAAGCCTTCTGTAACTACGGAGATTATTTCAACGGTTATCAGGATGATAATGCGATTTGTTATCTGACATTGGCTAATGAAGTGATTCATCAGGTAAATCCGAAAGCGATAACCATTGCGGAAGAAGTTTCCGGTATGCCGGGGCTGGCTGCAAAAGTAGAAGATGGCGGTTACGGTTTCGATTATCGTATGGCGATGAACATTCCGGACTATTGGATCAAGACAATCAAAGAAAAGATTGATGAAGACTGGAAACCTTCCAGCATGTTCTGGGAAGTAACCAACCGTCGTCAGGATGAAAAGACCATTTCGTATGCAGAAAGCCATGACCAGGCATTAGTGGGAGACAAGACAATTATCTTCCGTTTGATTGATGCTGATATGTACTGGCATATGCAAAAGGGAGATGAAAATTATGTTGTCAATCGTGGTATCGCTTTGCACAAGATGATTCGTTTATTGACCTCTTCAACCATCAACGGGGGGTATCTGAACTTTATGGGAAATGAATTCGGGCATCCCGAATGGATTGACTTCCCACGTGAAGGTAACGGATGGTCATGTAAATATGCCCGTCGCCAATGGAATTTGGTAGACAACAAGAATCTGACCTATCATTATATGGGTGATTTTGATAAGGATATGCTGAAAGTTCTCAAGAGCGTGAAAGACTTCCAGGCAACACCTGTTCAGGAAATATGGCATAATGATGGCGATCAGGTATTGGCATACGGACGTAAAGACCTTATATTTGTCTTTAACTTTAATCCGAAACAGTCATTTACCGATTATGGATTCCTGGTAACTCCGGGAGCCTATGAAGTAATATTGAATACGGATGACGTTGCATTTGGAGGAAACGGTTTGGCAGATGATTCTGTAGTGCATTTCACTATTGCCGACCCGCTGTACAGTAAGGAGAAGAAAGAGTGGCTGAAACTCTACATTCCTGCCCGTACCGCTGTAGTGCTTAGAAAGAAGAAATAA
- a CDS encoding YhcH/YjgK/YiaL family protein, with product MVVDTLENLEKYASLNSLFAQAIDFLKSHDLQAMEIGKTELKGKDLFVNIAQTKPKTKEEAKLETHNEFIDIQIPLSGTEIMGYTAAKDCVPADAPYNAEKDITFFEGLAETYVTVKPGMFAIFFPQDGHAPGITPDGVKKVIVKVKA from the coding sequence ATGGTAGTAGATACTTTAGAAAATCTGGAGAAATATGCGTCTTTAAATTCTTTGTTTGCACAAGCCATTGACTTCTTGAAGTCTCATGACCTCCAAGCCATGGAAATTGGTAAGACAGAACTGAAGGGGAAAGATCTGTTTGTGAATATCGCACAAACCAAACCTAAAACAAAAGAGGAAGCCAAACTGGAAACTCATAACGAATTTATTGATATTCAAATCCCGTTGTCGGGAACAGAAATTATGGGGTATACTGCTGCTAAAGATTGTGTTCCGGCAGATGCGCCTTATAACGCAGAAAAGGACATTACTTTCTTTGAAGGATTGGCAGAGACATACGTTACCGTAAAACCGGGAATGTTTGCTATCTTCTTCCCGCAAGACGGTCATGCTCCCGGCATCACTCCGGATGGTGTGAAAAAAGTAATCGTAAAAGTAAAAGCATAA
- a CDS encoding DUF2461 domain-containing protein produces MIKMNIPVIFQFLKDLSANNNREWFNEHKAEYETARAEFDNFLATVIARISLFDETIRGIQPKDCTYRIYRDTRFSADKTPYKIHFGGYINAKGKKSDHCGYYVHLQPDGSMLAGGSLCLPSNILKAVRQSIYDNIEEFVAIVEDPEFKKYFPVIGEDFLKTAPKGFPKDFKYVDYLKCKEYVCSYNVPDDFFTQPDMLEQIDKAFRQFKRFADFMNYTIDDFE; encoded by the coding sequence ATGATAAAGATGAACATACCCGTTATCTTTCAGTTTTTAAAAGATCTTTCCGCGAATAATAATCGTGAGTGGTTTAATGAGCACAAGGCAGAATATGAAACAGCCCGTGCTGAGTTCGACAACTTTTTGGCAACAGTGATTGCCCGCATTTCCCTGTTTGATGAGACTATCCGGGGAATTCAACCCAAAGACTGTACTTATCGTATTTACCGGGATACCCGCTTCTCTGCGGATAAAACACCTTATAAAATACATTTCGGCGGTTATATCAATGCCAAAGGAAAGAAATCTGACCATTGTGGATATTATGTACACTTGCAGCCGGATGGTTCGATGCTTGCCGGAGGAAGCTTGTGTCTGCCTTCCAATATCCTGAAAGCAGTGAGACAATCTATTTATGACAATATCGAAGAATTTGTTGCGATCGTAGAAGATCCGGAATTTAAGAAATACTTCCCGGTAATAGGGGAGGATTTTCTGAAAACAGCTCCGAAAGGCTTCCCAAAAGACTTCAAATACGTCGATTATTTGAAATGTAAAGAGTATGTTTGTTCTTATAATGTTCCTGATGACTTCTTTACCCAGCCGGATATGTTGGAACAGATAGACAAAGCGTTCCGCCAGTTCAAACGGTTTGCCGATTTTATGAATTATACGATTGATGATTTTGAATAA
- a CDS encoding aminotransferase class IV family protein: protein MYPFIETIRIEDGQIYNLDYHTERFNRTRAVFWKDSVPLDLSEYISPPVLNGIHKCRIVYGKEVEEVTYAPYQMRQVSSLHLIESDTINYTYKSTHRGELNALYAQRGMADDILIVKDGYLTDTSIANIALYDGRTWFTPAHPLLRGTKRAELLNKQLIVEKDIAQVHLNDYSHIMLFNAMIDWERIVLPVNEEHFIL, encoded by the coding sequence GATGGACAGATTTATAATCTTGATTATCACACAGAGCGTTTCAATAGAACCCGTGCGGTCTTTTGGAAAGATAGTGTTCCGCTTGATTTGAGTGAGTATATATCGCCACCGGTTTTAAACGGGATTCATAAATGCCGGATTGTGTATGGAAAAGAAGTAGAAGAAGTCACGTATGCTCCTTATCAGATGCGGCAAGTGTCCTCTTTGCATCTGATAGAATCCGATACCATTAATTACACTTACAAAAGCACACATCGCGGAGAATTGAACGCTTTATATGCCCAAAGAGGAATGGCAGATGATATTTTAATCGTGAAAGACGGCTATCTGACAGATACTTCTATAGCCAATATCGCCCTCTATGACGGTCGTACATGGTTTACTCCGGCTCATCCGTTACTCCGGGGAACGAAGCGGGCGGAACTTCTGAATAAGCAATTGATTGTTGAGAAAGACATTGCGCAAGTACATTTAAATGACTATTCACATATCATGTTATTCAACGCCATGATTGACTGGGAGCGTATTGTATTGCCTGTAAATGAGGAACATTTCATTCTATAA